The following are encoded in a window of Chryseobacterium sp. genomic DNA:
- a CDS encoding SDR family NAD(P)-dependent oxidoreductase: MKNNKTIIITGTSGGIGFTLAEYFGKKGHKVYGLSRKTAESPYFTTIPTDITDSTQVQAAIRKISDESENIDLLVNNAGMGMVGAVEDSTKDDIWKLFNLNLVGAVQLMSAVLPAMRAQKSGQIINISSIGSEMGLPFRGFYSASKSALDKVTEAIRYEVSPWDIQVCSLHLGDIRTKIAENRVKTTVSEPYSTTFAKVHDLMNSHVDDGTEPLDVAVYIEKLITRRTWKAHYYFGKFGQKVGVPLKWILPQNFYERLMKKYNKLD; encoded by the coding sequence ATGAAAAATAATAAAACAATAATCATTACCGGCACCTCGGGCGGAATAGGCTTTACACTTGCCGAATATTTTGGCAAAAAAGGCCATAAAGTTTACGGACTGAGCCGGAAGACCGCAGAATCACCTTATTTCACCACGATTCCTACAGACATCACGGATAGTACCCAGGTTCAGGCAGCCATAAGAAAAATTTCAGATGAAAGTGAAAACATTGACCTTCTGGTTAACAATGCCGGAATGGGAATGGTGGGAGCCGTTGAGGATTCCACAAAAGACGATATCTGGAAACTGTTTAACCTTAATCTCGTGGGTGCCGTTCAGTTAATGTCGGCGGTATTGCCTGCCATGCGCGCTCAGAAAAGCGGACAGATCATTAACATTTCCAGTATTGGCAGTGAAATGGGCCTGCCCTTCCGTGGGTTTTATTCAGCCTCGAAATCTGCACTCGACAAAGTCACAGAAGCCATCAGATATGAAGTTTCTCCCTGGGACATCCAGGTGTGCTCACTTCACCTGGGCGATATCAGGACAAAAATTGCAGAAAACCGTGTGAAAACTACTGTTTCCGAACCCTACAGCACTACGTTTGCCAAAGTTCATGACCTTATGAATTCTCATGTTGACGACGGCACTGAACCGCTGGATGTAGCTGTATACATAGAGAAACTGATCACCAGGAGAACCTGGAAAGCCCACTATTATTTTGGAAAGTTCGGCCAGAAGGTGGGTGTGCCTTTGAAATGGATTTTACCCCAAAACTTTTACGAAAGGCTGATGAAAAAGTATAATAAGCTGGACTAA
- the gntA gene encoding guanitoxin biosynthesis heme-dependent pre-guanitoxin N-hydroxylase GntA: MEVLTPSGIDLQQIDNAYQEFILKSDHPCIMAKSLFKMNNYDLHAYGEMLSSETAEHIIDDLKNYIQCTKIGTTDFRSFVAVFPNDSFRDELTYENALWQLLQMLHDKDPENWDSNVSSDPNDSNFSFSLLGHAFYVIGLHPASSRMARQAPYTTLVFNLHSQFEKLREMGTYDKVRDMVRKNDEKLQGSINPVLKDFGEDAETKQYSGRHVEDSWKCPFHHKHSK, translated from the coding sequence ATGGAAGTCTTAACACCCTCAGGCATTGACCTGCAACAGATAGATAATGCTTATCAGGAATTCATTTTAAAAAGTGATCATCCCTGCATTATGGCAAAGTCACTCTTCAAAATGAACAATTATGACCTTCATGCTTATGGAGAAATGCTAAGCAGTGAAACTGCCGAACATATTATCGACGATTTAAAAAATTACATACAGTGCACAAAAATTGGAACTACGGATTTCCGCTCCTTTGTGGCTGTTTTTCCAAATGACTCTTTCCGTGACGAGCTGACTTACGAAAACGCACTTTGGCAGCTCCTTCAAATGCTTCATGATAAAGATCCTGAAAACTGGGACAGTAACGTAAGCAGCGACCCTAACGATTCAAATTTCAGTTTCAGCCTTTTAGGCCACGCATTTTATGTGATTGGTCTGCATCCGGCAAGTTCGCGCATGGCACGGCAGGCACCTTATACCACTTTAGTATTTAATCTCCATTCTCAGTTTGAGAAACTTCGGGAAATGGGAACGTACGATAAAGTAAGAGATATGGTTCGTAAAAACGATGAAAAACTCCAGGGCAGCATTAACCCTGTACTGAAAGATTTCGGTGAAGATGCGGAGACCAAACAGTACAGTGGCCGCCACGTGGAAGACAGCTGGAAAT
- a CDS encoding type B 50S ribosomal protein L31 has protein sequence MKNGIHPENYRLVVFKDMSNDEMFLSKSTAETKDVIEYEGETYPLIKMEISSTSHPFYTGKTKLVDTAGRVDKFMNKYKKFAK, from the coding sequence ATGAAAAACGGTATCCACCCTGAAAATTATAGACTTGTTGTTTTCAAAGATATGAGTAACGACGAGATGTTTCTAAGTAAGTCTACTGCTGAGACTAAAGACGTTATTGAGTATGAAGGTGAGACTTATCCACTGATCAAAATGGAAATCTCTTCAACTTCACACCCTTTCTACACCGGTAAAACCAAACTGGTTGATACAGCAGGACGTGTAGACAAGTTCATGAACAAGTATAAGAAATTCGCAAAGTAA
- a CDS encoding MBL fold metallo-hydrolase → MDRKQFLATTFSAGLGLAIMPGFLSCAASRTVYEPFVPTTGSLKKVRGNVSRFTNRGGTVGLLETEDGFIVIDSQFPDAIQSILDGISAKGKPVLYLCNTHHHGDHTSGNFAFKDPDTKIVAHRRVPELQRLAAEKSNKLTEQRYPTVLFDKEHSIKAERERITAYHFGNGHTYGDAMYHFENDNVVHMGDLMFINMIPVYRTADGSDSRNWVRVLEMAQSKFDNDTIFIFGHANTPELTVGRKADLAEMAGFLEASTQYVQKAIQENRSTEDLLKQSPHVPGFANRISPDRYKAFLEGIRQTLGG, encoded by the coding sequence ATGGACCGTAAACAGTTTCTTGCCACCACCTTCTCTGCCGGACTGGGTTTGGCCATCATGCCCGGATTTCTTAGCTGTGCTGCCTCCCGTACAGTTTATGAACCCTTTGTGCCAACTACAGGTAGCCTTAAAAAAGTGCGCGGGAACGTTAGCCGGTTCACCAACCGTGGCGGTACCGTGGGCCTGTTGGAAACTGAAGATGGATTTATTGTAATAGATTCCCAGTTTCCGGATGCCATACAGTCCATTCTGGACGGAATTTCAGCCAAAGGCAAACCGGTTCTGTACCTCTGCAATACCCATCACCATGGCGATCATACTTCCGGAAATTTTGCTTTTAAAGATCCGGACACCAAAATCGTGGCGCACCGCCGCGTCCCTGAACTGCAGCGCCTGGCCGCTGAAAAAAGCAATAAACTAACGGAACAGCGTTACCCAACAGTTCTTTTTGATAAGGAGCACAGTATTAAAGCCGAAAGGGAGAGGATTACAGCCTATCACTTCGGCAACGGACACACTTACGGCGATGCCATGTACCATTTTGAAAATGATAACGTAGTTCACATGGGCGACCTTATGTTCATCAATATGATTCCGGTGTACCGAACTGCCGACGGTTCCGATTCCCGCAATTGGGTACGCGTGCTTGAAATGGCACAGTCAAAATTTGATAATGACACCATATTTATATTTGGACATGCCAATACCCCGGAATTAACCGTGGGACGTAAGGCTGACCTCGCAGAGATGGCCGGATTTTTGGAAGCGTCCACCCAATATGTACAAAAAGCAATTCAAGAAAACAGATCTACAGAAGATCTGTTGAAGCAGAGTCCGCATGTTCCCGGATTTGCCAACAGAATCAGTCCTGACCGGTACAAGGCATTTCTTGAGGGGATACGGCAGACCTTGGGCGGATAA
- the guaB gene encoding IMP dehydrogenase has product MSIHNKIVETAITFDDVLLIPSYSEVLPNQVSLKSRLSDKITLNVPIVSAAMDTVTEGEMAIALARVGGIGFIHKNMPIEEQAAQVYRVKRSENGMISDPVTLSKDHTLAEAKEMMANFKISGLPVVDAENTLIGIITNRDVKYQENLEVKVEELMTKDKLITSDKQTNLEQAKEILLKNRVEKLPIVDDKFKLVGLITIKDIDNQMEYPNANKGADGRLIVGAGVGVGEDTIDRVTALVKAGVDIIAVDSAHGHSKGVLEKITEIRSNFPDLDIVGGNIVTADAAKDLIDAGANILKVGVGPGSICTTRVVAGVGVPQLSAIYNVFEYAKSRNVAVIADGGVKLSGDIVKALASGANAVMLGSLLAGTDEAPGEEIIFQGRKFKAYQGMGSLSAMRRGGKERYFQTEAKKFVPEGIEGRVPHKGKLEEVVFQLTGGIRAGMGYCGTPDIETLQRDGKMVMITGSGLKESHPHDVIITQEAPNYSL; this is encoded by the coding sequence ATGTCTATACACAACAAAATCGTGGAGACAGCCATCACTTTCGATGACGTTCTTCTTATCCCTTCTTACTCCGAAGTACTGCCTAATCAGGTATCTTTAAAATCACGGCTTTCCGATAAAATAACCCTTAATGTTCCTATTGTGTCCGCAGCTATGGATACAGTTACCGAAGGTGAAATGGCCATTGCACTTGCAAGAGTCGGTGGAATAGGTTTCATCCACAAAAACATGCCGATAGAGGAACAGGCCGCTCAGGTATACCGGGTGAAACGTTCGGAAAACGGAATGATTTCCGATCCTGTGACGCTTTCTAAAGACCATACACTGGCTGAAGCCAAGGAAATGATGGCAAATTTCAAGATTTCAGGGCTTCCTGTAGTGGACGCTGAAAACACGCTAATTGGCATCATTACGAACCGCGATGTGAAGTATCAGGAAAACCTGGAGGTTAAGGTTGAGGAGCTCATGACTAAGGATAAACTAATCACCAGCGACAAACAAACCAACCTGGAGCAGGCCAAAGAGATCCTGCTGAAGAACAGGGTTGAAAAACTGCCGATTGTTGACGATAAATTTAAACTTGTAGGACTTATTACAATCAAGGATATTGATAACCAAATGGAATATCCTAACGCTAATAAGGGCGCGGACGGCCGACTGATTGTGGGAGCCGGTGTTGGTGTTGGTGAAGATACGATAGACCGTGTAACGGCTTTGGTAAAAGCCGGCGTTGATATTATCGCTGTGGATTCGGCTCACGGCCATTCCAAAGGTGTTTTGGAAAAGATTACTGAAATCCGAAGCAACTTTCCCGATCTGGATATCGTAGGCGGTAATATTGTAACTGCCGATGCTGCTAAAGACCTCATAGACGCTGGTGCCAATATCCTGAAAGTAGGTGTAGGTCCGGGTTCTATCTGTACTACAAGAGTAGTTGCGGGAGTTGGTGTACCGCAGCTTTCAGCCATTTATAATGTCTTTGAATATGCTAAAAGCCGCAATGTCGCGGTAATTGCCGACGGTGGTGTGAAACTTTCCGGTGATATTGTAAAAGCCCTGGCCTCAGGCGCAAATGCTGTAATGTTAGGATCGTTACTGGCCGGAACTGACGAAGCTCCCGGTGAGGAGATTATTTTCCAGGGCAGAAAGTTCAAGGCTTATCAGGGAATGGGCTCACTTTCCGCCATGCGACGTGGCGGCAAGGAAAGGTATTTCCAGACCGAGGCCAAAAAATTCGTACCGGAAGGTATTGAAGGCCGTGTGCCGCATAAGGGGAAACTGGAAGAGGTGGTTTTCCAGCTTACAGGTGGTATAAGAGCGGGTATGGGTTACTGCGGAACTCCTGATATTGAAACGCTGCAGCGCGACGGTAAAATGGTGATGATTACCGGAAGTGGTCTTAAAGAATCGCATCCGCATGATGTGATCATTACACAGGAAGCTCCTAACTATTCGCTGTAA
- a CDS encoding nucleotide pyrophosphohydrolase produces the protein MEKEITVLQKQVDAWIRTVGVRYFNELTNMAMLTEEVGEVARIIARRYGEQSEKESDKGKDLGEELADVLFVTLCLANQTGTDLQAAFDKKMKLKTERDATRYHNNEKLKP, from the coding sequence ATGGAAAAGGAGATAACAGTCCTCCAAAAGCAGGTGGACGCCTGGATCAGAACTGTAGGTGTCCGCTATTTCAACGAACTGACCAATATGGCCATGCTTACCGAAGAGGTTGGCGAAGTGGCGCGGATCATTGCCAGAAGATACGGCGAACAGAGTGAGAAAGAATCCGATAAAGGGAAAGATCTGGGCGAAGAGCTGGCGGACGTTTTATTTGTTACTTTGTGCCTGGCCAATCAAACAGGTACTGATTTACAGGCTGCTTTCGACAAAAAGATGAAGCTGAAAACCGAGCGGGACGCCACCCGTTATCATAACAATGAAAAATTAAAACCTTAA
- a CDS encoding PadR family transcriptional regulator codes for MKRNQLYKGTLQNIILKLLVTEVKMYGYQLTQRAKELTKGELEMTEGALYPLLHKLENDGIIYSEIQNVNGRDRKYYLLTEKGRKQQQAQEAEMKSYLFNLNAIFNF; via the coding sequence ATGAAGAGAAATCAGCTTTATAAAGGTACACTTCAGAACATTATCCTGAAACTCCTGGTTACAGAGGTGAAGATGTACGGTTACCAGCTTACCCAGCGCGCAAAGGAACTTACAAAAGGTGAGCTGGAAATGACTGAAGGAGCGCTTTATCCGCTTTTGCATAAACTGGAAAATGATGGAATCATTTATTCGGAAATTCAGAACGTAAACGGGCGCGACCGCAAATACTACCTGCTGACAGAAAAAGGCAGGAAGCAGCAACAGGCTCAGGAAGCTGAAATGAAATCCTATCTTTTTAATTTAAATGCCATTTTTAATTTTTAA
- the ruvC gene encoding crossover junction endodeoxyribonuclease RuvC has translation MKNEKIILGIDPGTTIMGFGIISVTKGKMEMISIHELILKKYPNHETKLKYIFERTLSLIDEFHPDEVALEAPFFGKNVQSMLKLGRAQGVAMAASLYRDIPITEYSPKKIKMAITGNGNASKEQVAAMLQNLLKLKEFPTKYLDASDGLAVAVCHHFNSGNAVSEKSYSGWESFLRQNPNRAR, from the coding sequence GTGAAAAACGAAAAGATTATCCTGGGTATTGATCCCGGTACCACAATTATGGGTTTCGGAATTATATCCGTAACCAAGGGTAAAATGGAGATGATTTCCATTCATGAACTGATTCTGAAAAAATATCCGAATCACGAAACCAAACTGAAGTATATTTTTGAAAGAACCCTGTCGCTGATAGATGAATTTCATCCGGATGAAGTGGCCCTAGAGGCGCCTTTCTTTGGCAAAAATGTGCAAAGCATGCTGAAACTGGGGCGAGCACAGGGCGTGGCAATGGCCGCAAGTCTGTACCGCGATATTCCAATCACTGAGTATTCACCGAAGAAAATTAAGATGGCGATCACGGGAAATGGCAACGCTAGTAAGGAACAGGTTGCAGCAATGCTCCAAAATTTACTGAAGCTGAAGGAGTTTCCTACAAAGTATCTGGATGCCTCCGACGGTCTGGCGGTGGCGGTGTGTCACCATTTCAATTCCGGTAATGCCGTATCGGAAAAAAGTTATTCGGGATGGGAAAGTTTCCTGAGGCAGAATCCGAACCGTGCCCGGTAA
- a CDS encoding GlmU family protein, with product MQLVFSDAQYWQNFLPLTFTRPVAEMRCGILTFAERWQKLLGSNTLSYFTEEFLQPKFQAPEPEESLFLVPNFLPTKDVLHQIRSLQKGEALVYEDELLAARVNIKDFSLSQIEKMTDITEELVFFRKPTDLFSYNSEAIDFDFNLLTNGRTSQPLSPTNGFLGKEEDLFIEEGASIEFSTINCRSGKIYIGKDAEVMEGCNLRGPIALCDGSKFNLGAKIYGDTTVGPHSKVGGEVNNVVIFGFSNKGHDGFIGNSVIGEWCNLGADTNSSNLKNNYSTVKLWSYSSDSMEDTGLQFCGLIMGDHSKAAINTQFNTGTVVGVAANIFKAGFPPNHIPSFSWGGMTGDEKFRLDKAVEVAGKVMARRKVELTGADEAIFSHLHLNY from the coding sequence ATGCAACTTGTTTTTTCTGATGCCCAATACTGGCAGAATTTCCTGCCGCTAACTTTTACAAGACCTGTAGCCGAAATGCGCTGCGGTATATTAACATTTGCCGAAAGATGGCAAAAGTTACTGGGAAGCAATACGCTATCTTATTTTACTGAAGAGTTCCTGCAGCCCAAATTTCAGGCGCCCGAACCGGAGGAAAGTCTTTTTCTGGTGCCTAATTTTCTGCCTACCAAAGACGTCCTGCACCAAATACGCAGCCTCCAAAAAGGTGAGGCGCTGGTGTATGAAGACGAGCTGCTTGCTGCAAGAGTAAATATTAAAGACTTTTCGCTTTCGCAGATTGAAAAGATGACGGATATTACGGAGGAGCTGGTTTTCTTCCGCAAACCAACAGATTTATTTTCCTATAATTCCGAGGCAATTGATTTCGATTTTAATCTGTTGACCAATGGCCGTACCTCGCAACCGCTTTCGCCAACTAATGGGTTTCTTGGAAAGGAGGAAGATTTATTCATTGAAGAAGGAGCCTCTATTGAGTTCTCCACCATCAATTGCCGCAGCGGAAAGATCTATATAGGTAAAGATGCGGAAGTGATGGAAGGATGTAACCTTAGAGGTCCGATTGCTCTTTGTGACGGATCCAAGTTTAACCTTGGTGCCAAAATTTATGGCGATACTACCGTTGGTCCCCATTCCAAGGTAGGTGGAGAAGTAAATAATGTGGTCATTTTCGGGTTTTCCAATAAAGGGCACGATGGTTTCATAGGGAATTCCGTTATCGGTGAATGGTGCAATCTGGGCGCCGATACCAATTCTTCTAATCTGAAAAATAATTATTCCACCGTTAAACTATGGTCGTACAGCAGTGATTCCATGGAAGATACGGGTCTGCAGTTCTGCGGACTTATAATGGGCGATCATTCCAAAGCCGCCATCAATACCCAGTTCAATACAGGAACGGTAGTTGGTGTAGCTGCCAATATCTTCAAAGCAGGCTTCCCACCCAATCATATACCCTCCTTCAGTTGGGGCGGGATGACTGGTGATGAAAAATTCAGACTGGATAAAGCAGTTGAGGTTGCCGGAAAAGTAATGGCCAGACGTAAGGTGGAACTCACCGGCGCGGACGAAGCTATTTTCAGCCATCTGCATCTCAATTATTAG
- the rfbD gene encoding dTDP-4-dehydrorhamnose reductase — protein sequence MKKILVVGANGQLGKCLQKLSSDYDWSYNFIFLASGDLDITDSGAVLSVLEEEKPHFCINAAAYTAVDLAEQEAAQAFAVNAEGPGNLAQACREVGAMLIHISTDYVFDGDTEISYDEDNFTNPNGVYGASKLKGEQQVMESNPKSVIIRTSWLYSEYNKNFVKTMLHLFSEREEIGVVNDQFGQPTNANDLAEAIMHIIESDKRVYGVFHFSNYGETTWFHFARKIAELSGSDIKIKALTTAEYPTPAARPRRSTLALDRIESAYGIEPRYWENSLQECLQTIMVSK from the coding sequence ATGAAAAAAATACTTGTTGTTGGAGCCAATGGGCAGTTGGGGAAATGCCTGCAGAAATTATCTTCGGATTATGACTGGAGCTATAACTTTATATTTTTAGCCTCCGGCGATCTGGATATTACCGATTCAGGGGCAGTGCTTTCGGTTTTGGAAGAAGAGAAACCGCACTTCTGTATCAATGCTGCTGCTTACACCGCTGTGGACCTGGCTGAGCAGGAGGCCGCGCAAGCCTTCGCAGTGAATGCAGAAGGTCCGGGAAATCTGGCACAAGCCTGCAGAGAAGTAGGGGCGATGCTCATTCATATATCTACAGATTATGTGTTTGACGGTGATACCGAAATCTCTTATGATGAGGATAACTTTACTAACCCGAATGGGGTCTACGGTGCTTCTAAGCTGAAAGGTGAACAACAGGTGATGGAGTCTAATCCAAAATCTGTTATCATAAGAACTTCATGGCTCTATTCGGAATACAATAAGAATTTTGTAAAGACCATGCTTCATCTTTTTTCTGAAAGAGAAGAGATAGGAGTGGTGAATGACCAGTTTGGTCAGCCCACCAATGCGAATGATCTTGCCGAAGCTATAATGCATATTATAGAGTCAGACAAACGGGTTTATGGTGTATTTCATTTTTCAAATTATGGAGAAACCACCTGGTTTCATTTTGCCAGAAAAATTGCTGAACTTTCCGGTTCTGATATAAAGATCAAAGCACTCACGACCGCAGAATATCCAACACCCGCCGCAAGGCCGCGCCGCAGTACATTGGCGCTGGACAGGATTGAGTCTGCGTACGGAATAGAACCCAGGTATTGGGAAAACAGTTTACAGGAATGTTTGCAAACAATTATGGTGTCAAAATGA
- a CDS encoding DUF4407 domain-containing protein, with amino-acid sequence MKTQQTLQRPENHTMNWFQHFLLLCSGGNIHILRKTPSEWNKFAGIGGIVLFTAVFATLSAGYAMYTVFDDLWVSVAFGVVWGLMIFNLDRYIVSSIKKTGSWGNQILMAVPRLILAAFLGIIISKPLELKIFEKEVNKQLNTIIQRNKAKLQAEMNTRILQQSTPFEQEKKQIQEKTAMYQAAYDSAAVELEKEILGKQSGLTSGKVGFGTNAKRKAELKEQRRMDLENHQKSSSPRLQYLDREISKVYTNIETEREKTETTEDRFNGLAARLQALDELGKNSAVMALAASFIMGLFICLEIAPVLVKLISSAGPYDYLLDKTENDFRIYADEKIQKGNASSDYRISSYKRSLGDENETL; translated from the coding sequence ATGAAGACGCAACAAACTTTACAGCGCCCGGAAAATCATACGATGAATTGGTTTCAGCATTTTCTGCTCCTATGCTCCGGAGGCAATATACATATTTTACGAAAAACGCCCAGTGAATGGAATAAATTTGCCGGCATTGGCGGAATCGTTCTGTTTACTGCGGTATTTGCAACCCTGTCCGCCGGCTATGCCATGTATACCGTTTTTGATGATCTGTGGGTGTCGGTAGCCTTCGGTGTAGTGTGGGGCCTGATGATTTTTAATCTGGACCGCTATATTGTTTCGTCCATAAAAAAGACAGGTTCGTGGGGTAACCAAATCCTTATGGCCGTACCGCGGCTTATCCTGGCGGCATTTCTGGGTATCATCATTTCCAAACCTCTGGAACTGAAGATATTTGAAAAAGAAGTTAATAAGCAACTGAATACCATTATCCAGCGAAACAAAGCCAAACTGCAGGCCGAGATGAACACCCGGATTCTGCAGCAAAGCACACCATTTGAACAGGAAAAGAAGCAAATTCAGGAGAAAACAGCCATGTATCAGGCGGCTTATGATTCGGCAGCTGTGGAGCTTGAAAAAGAAATCCTGGGTAAACAGTCCGGACTGACGAGCGGCAAGGTAGGATTCGGCACCAATGCCAAACGGAAAGCTGAACTTAAGGAACAGCGCCGTATGGATCTGGAAAATCATCAGAAAAGCAGTTCGCCACGCCTACAGTATCTGGACCGGGAGATTTCCAAGGTATATACGAATATTGAAACTGAAAGAGAGAAAACGGAAACCACTGAAGACCGTTTCAATGGGCTTGCGGCCCGTCTTCAGGCACTGGATGAACTCGGCAAAAATTCCGCAGTGATGGCACTGGCAGCTTCATTCATCATGGGACTCTTTATCTGTCTGGAAATTGCTCCTGTACTGGTTAAACTGATTTCATCGGCAGGGCCTTACGATTACCTGCTGGACAAGACCGAGAACGACTTCAGGATTTATGCGGACGAAAAGATTCAAAAAGGTAACGCTTCAAGCGATTACAGAATCAGCAGTTATAAACGTTCGCTGGGTGACGAGAACGAAACCCTTTAG
- a CDS encoding DUF6759 domain-containing protein, translating to MNKLWSITALVITMTSCAVQEDKTPIAERAEAYEFGQLMIQDSINKLDTAAESLDLLLNGSPLDNHVSLLINNNSKCNIIVRFAGDTTYNVPVRRKFRNFVVLEKGNYTVTSNLCSTRYAVRKTLMDSSTLTLSESE from the coding sequence ATGAATAAACTGTGGTCCATAACTGCCCTCGTAATTACTATGACTTCCTGTGCAGTTCAGGAGGATAAAACACCTATTGCTGAACGGGCTGAAGCATATGAATTTGGACAGCTTATGATACAGGATTCCATAAACAAATTGGATACGGCTGCCGAATCGCTGGACCTGCTTCTGAACGGCAGCCCCCTGGATAACCATGTTTCTCTCCTTATCAACAATAACAGCAAATGCAATATTATAGTTCGGTTTGCAGGCGATACCACGTATAATGTTCCTGTACGCAGGAAATTCAGAAATTTTGTGGTGCTGGAAAAAGGTAACTATACCGTAACCTCAAATTTATGCTCCACGCGCTACGCGGTACGCAAGACTTTAATGGACAGCAGTACACTAACTCTCTCCGAGTCAGAATAA
- a CDS encoding 3-phosphoshikimate 1-carboxyvinyltransferase, whose protein sequence is MILKKSKLLSNKTIEISGSKSISNRLLILHALFSNIKIKNLSDSQDTRLLQAALQNSSDTVDVHHAGTAMRFLTSYFAIQEGRTTVLTGSERMKERPIKPLVDALKQLGAQIDFLENEGYPPLKITGRKLSGGEVRVQANVSSQFITSLMLIAAKLENGLTIILEGKITSIPYLEMTLKILRTIGITNSWEGNRITVKPTIQTEKNSQIVPFIIESDWSSASYFYSLAALGRSSINLKCFKPYSLQGDSVVRELYWEYFGVNTISEGAEAKISLLPDNNFKYPERIELNMNACPDIAQTLCVTAAGLKIPFHITGLETLKIKETDRLSALQNELFKIGCLTETTDSAIWSTNFIEPSTNITIDTYSDHRMAMSFAPICLLQDLNIKNEQVVEKSYPNFWSDLALCLTPQHEDSDEK, encoded by the coding sequence ATGATTCTCAAAAAATCTAAACTTTTAAGTAACAAGACCATTGAAATCAGCGGTTCGAAAAGCATATCGAACCGTTTACTGATTCTGCATGCGCTGTTCAGTAATATAAAAATTAAAAATCTTTCAGATTCTCAGGACACGCGCCTTCTTCAGGCTGCGCTGCAAAACAGTTCAGATACGGTAGATGTCCATCACGCAGGCACGGCTATGCGCTTCCTCACCTCCTACTTTGCCATTCAGGAAGGCAGGACAACGGTACTTACGGGTTCGGAAAGGATGAAAGAGCGTCCCATTAAACCTTTGGTGGATGCTTTAAAGCAATTGGGCGCACAGATCGACTTTCTGGAAAATGAAGGCTACCCTCCTTTAAAGATCACGGGCCGCAAACTAAGTGGGGGCGAAGTAAGGGTTCAGGCAAATGTGTCCAGCCAGTTTATCACTTCACTTATGCTGATTGCTGCAAAACTTGAAAACGGCCTAACCATTATTCTGGAAGGGAAAATAACCTCCATACCTTATCTTGAGATGACACTTAAAATCCTTCGGACGATCGGAATCACAAACAGTTGGGAGGGCAACAGGATAACGGTGAAGCCCACTATTCAGACCGAAAAAAATTCTCAGATCGTGCCGTTTATCATAGAAAGTGACTGGAGTTCCGCTTCCTATTTTTATTCGCTGGCAGCTCTTGGCAGAAGCAGTATCAACTTAAAATGTTTTAAGCCCTATTCACTTCAGGGAGATTCGGTGGTAAGGGAACTTTACTGGGAGTATTTTGGCGTTAATACAATTTCGGAAGGTGCGGAAGCTAAAATTTCGCTCCTGCCTGACAATAACTTTAAATATCCAGAGCGGATAGAACTTAATATGAATGCCTGTCCCGATATTGCCCAAACCCTTTGTGTAACCGCTGCAGGCTTGAAAATCCCATTCCACATTACCGGGCTGGAAACTTTAAAAATAAAAGAAACAGACCGGCTTTCGGCACTACAAAATGAACTGTTCAAAATCGGGTGCCTTACCGAAACCACAGACTCGGCGATCTGGAGCACTAACTTTATAGAGCCTTCAACAAATATCACCATTGATACGTACAGTGATCACCGCATGGCCATGAGTTTCGCACCCATCTGTCTCCTGCAGGACCTAAATATTAAAAATGAACAGGTGGTCGAAAAATCCTATCCTAACTTTTGGTCAGATTTGGCGCTATGCCTGACTCCACAACATGAAGATTCAGATGAAAAATAA